The nucleotide sequence gttttttatttcgtTCTTTTTGGCTTTCGCTTTTTTGACTTTGCACAAACCCTTTTGTGGAGACAACGGCTCTTGACAAAATCCAATAACACATACGCAGTGCGAGAGAGACGGGGCTATGAGGGGGTGGAGAAGGAGAAGGAGGAGAGACGCACACATGTGGACACATGCAGAGCCGCAAACATGTGCCGTTAATTTCTTAATTACGCGGGTGTGCCTAGGAGACAGAGGGAGACGGAAGACAGGGGAATGAAATGGAAGAGCAAGTCAGATGCAGGGGGTGGGAGCGAGAGAGGAAGAGGAGGGACATGCAAAGCTAACGAGAGCAAATTGTCCATTCAGCAACGTTGCAATGATTATACAGTGGGCGGCATGGGGCGAAGTGGGGGAATGTACAATGGGCGGGGGGCATACCCTCTTTAAAGAGTTTCCGCGCTAATTACAAGACGCTGTCGAGACAAGCCAAGTATGTAGTTAATTTGTACTCGCTGCACTTGCACTCCCACATTGTGCACTCACAGTCTCTGGAAAGGAGTGTGAATCCATTGTTGGGGAAAAGTCATCAAGGAAAAGACAAGCAAATATTGTGAAATTTCAGCTACTGGATCTATCTAATCTTCCTATAATCTATCTTTCAAGTGATTATCTTAAAGAGAAGGAAATCCTTACCAGATTAATGCATGTTATTTAGCTTTAAAACGAACTTACAGTGCTTTTtgaacaaattttaaatattggatagttttaaacattttattggaAGGATTTGATAGcaaagagaaaaataaaaaaatcaagaGACACATTTTAAACGTCTCAGTTGCCTGACAATTCGACCCACTGTACCATTTAATTCCCAGCTCAGTGGAGTTGAGCATTCGAGAGGAGTTGAGCTCCGCTTTTTATCGTCTGGTCGGGTAATAAAGTAAcagcaaaagaaataaaagcATGTGGAGAGAGGAGAGGAAGTTGTGCGAAGAGGGGTGAAACGAAGGGGGCGGGGCACAAACTGCTGACTTGGGACACGCAGAGGCAGAGGGAGAAAGAGAGGGGTGAGCGTCAGCTGGAAACGGGAAACGGCTGATTTTCCAGCTGTTGTTGCCAGGTGATTTCCCCCGCCCCCACCTCGCCACCCCTGCGCTCTCTGGAAGCGGAGTCTGCGCACTGCGCTCTTTCCGGTTCCACCGAGTGGAACGCGAGTGTGGATCCCGACTCTCAGACATCAGCTGATTTTTTTCGCTTCCATTCCCACATGGAACTCTTTGCCGGTCGATGTGCTATCCAAAGCTACAGTTGAACTTCCGTAACTCGAACTTTTCACATCAAGATTCTTTGCCGGTCGATGTGTTGTCCAAACCTACAGTTGATCTTCCGTAACTAGTACTTTTCCAAGCCGgactttgcataaattaaaagATCTGTTGTGAACTGCCTTAAAAGCAGTAGAAAACTGTTAAAATTCAGGTACTAAGCTCTCCAAGTTTTGTATTTTCAAGAAATTGTATtgtatttaagaaaaattaaagataaacaaatttacaaACCTATTCTTTTCGAAGAACttttctaaaataatataaCTTTTTGTGCAATAACATTATATTAAAACCAATaagtaatataaaaatattataatattttaaattaccaTTACAACATTTCTCCTATTTTTTGCAGACTGGCAAGCTGCGACAGCACCgttggaggaggaggaggagctgaCCGCGGGCGTGAACGGGAGCACAGCCGCCGGCGAGGGCATTCTGGACGTCGACGTGGTGGATGGCCATCCGGCATCCGTGCTGCACATGCGACAGCACCAGGCGCTCAACACCCGCCCACCGGCCACGCCCCCGTCGGCAGGGGGCGGTGGTCCTTTGGcgggaggaggaggaggagtagCTGGCGGAATGACCACTCCCAAGCAGGCCACCTCACCAGTGGCTGCGGCCAGTTTCGAAGTGCCCGTTAGCGGAGGCAGTGCGGCCGCTTATCACCACGCCTACATGACCAACGTGCTGGCCAGCACCGCCCAGCAGCACTACCACCACCCACTGCCCGCCTCGCCGCTGCAGTCGACGGCCGGCGCTCGATTTGGGGCCGCCGACAATCTGGACGATGTGAGCGCCAGCGCGGTGCGGGAGCTGTCGCAGCAGCTGCAGGCCCAGCTGAGGGACGCCAAGAGGCGCCATCTCTCCTGCACCGAGGTCACGCTGCCCAACGACCTCACGCAGCGCATCGCCGCCGAGATCATCCGGATGTCGGAGCGGGAACCGTGCGGCGAGCGGGCCTGCACACTCTTTATTGAGTTCGAGAGCGAGCCGAACAACGTCAGGTGGGGATTTCCCTTAAAACTATATCTGGAACACTTATGAATAATATGTATTCGCTTTCCCCTGCAGGCGCATTGCATCCTTCAAGGTGGACCCGGATACGGTGTCGATATTCGAGTTGTACCTGACCTTGAGGCAGGACAAGAGCGGCTGGACCTCCCTGCTGCCGCAGTTTATAAAGTAAGCATCTACAAGATAGGTTCGGTCTAACAGCACACTAAATATGCCATTGATCTCCCCCAGAAACCTCACCCGTAGCAATACCATCAACATCAGTCCCGACTTCACGCTGACCAAGAACAAGCTCTACTCATCCGAGTGAGTTGCTCGACGGAGGAGCGGCACGGAGCATGGCGAACCGGCATCGCTGGGCTGCTCGAAACTCAATCCCTCcgaacaacagcaacagatagAACAGCAGCAGATAGAACAGCAGCAGCCATCGCAATAGCAACATCTGTCGGTCGTGCCTCCTCCGTCGCGATAGCCCAGATTCATGATCTCCATTATGGAATACAGAGAGATACAGAGATGATGTTTAACCGTAGAGGCAAACTTTTGGACCACAAACTATCAACTTACTCCTGCAAATAACAAATCAACTCAACGCTAAAGCAAAACACAATTATTTTGGAACCTAAGCtctaaaaacaaaaccaaaaaaccaaaacgaaaacaaaaacaaatcaaCTGCAGTTGCAGGCAACTCAAAACTCTTATTGGACTGACTTTTTGGCTTAAACAAAAAAGGTACTTTttgaaaaacgaaaaaaatcgCAACAAAAAAAGAAGTATTGAAAACGAGGAGAACAGAAAACCATAAGGAATATTCAAAATATTGTAAAACGTTAAGGCAGACAAGCAGAAGAAAACTTCACTCAGTGAACGGTTGTCGGTGATCCGTTTTAAATTGAATACAAAAGGCAAAACCCCCGGACGGAAGTGTAGAGTATTAACCCCATTTGTATGTATGGATGTGTGTACACCATCACCTTGTATCATCATCATAATCCAGGAATCAAATGTATAATGCATGTCTTTTGTCACGATTCAATTAGGCTATTACTTCTAAcacatgcatacatacatCTAAATACTGTATTGAGAAAAAGGAAACCCAcaaatttctatatatatatgagaGCAAACAATAAGAATCGGAATCGATCAACCGAAGCAGAAAGAGGAAAGttaataataacaaatataaaaacaaagttgatgtgatattatataataattatgAATATTGATAAACGCATACACACTCACGAACACACTCACATACATAAAGAAATCAAACGCAAACATTTTGCAATAGATtggaaattatttcgaaattTGGTTCGATCCCGACACCCGTCAAGTCGGTTCCCAGTTATCTtacaaaaacagaaaaacaaatttaatgtTAGTGAAATAGATTCAAGAAATTCTCAAAATATTTCCACCTATGTATGATTAAGCtctgtattattattttaattaattattattttcttgtttttgtgcATAGTTCCAAACTTTGCGAAGAAAGTGTAGCCGAGTGGCTGAATatacaatatacatatatagatatatatgaaaaatatttctaatatTCGATGTGTTTCTAATGtaagattttaatattaaacaaGAAAATCGAAATCAACCAACAAGcaaaactaaactaaaatCCAGCAGAAGATTTCATTCAATGTGCGTAGCTGTGTGTTTATCTGTAGTTTagttaacaaaaaacaaatgcaaCAAACATCCAACAATAACAACCACACGATatgacaaacaaacaaaatttgATAAGAGAAAAGCGATGAATATATCGAAAGAAATCGGTTAAGTATTCAACTAATGGATACATTTTGGCTAGTTAGTTGGCAAACAAATTGTTTTGATTAACGAATGCAGTGAAATTATTTATAGAAAAAGCaaaaaatttatgaaaaaaatGGGTAACTATTGTGAAGAGGCAGAAGCAAAAACTTTCGGAAAATATAAAGTCATCTGtgttaataaattttaaaataatttttagcGTAGAATAACAAAACAAAGAAGTGAAATCGCAAAggcaaaattaattaaatctGTTGTAGGCGACAGACCTCTAAAGCTCTCACAAAGCCACAAAAAAAGAACCGATCCCAAGTATTTGACAGGTTAATTGTAGTTTTTACTCGTGCATAACACACACCCTCAAACAAACACACGCAATGGCAAACAAGAATTTATTTATAGAACcaagaaatacaaaaaacatttgcaataatttatattaaactaACGAAAACTTTTTTCCATCAATAATCAATCCCACAAAGATCTCGACTAATAAGATGAAGAACTCATTATATGATTAAGGAAAGAGCAAATGGAAAATTACACACGAAAAGTACAGCTTAGGTATTTAAAACTTGCTTTAAACTTATTTAGGTTAACCCAGGTGTAAAATGCCAAGGCCCTCTAATGCATAATAAATGTTTTAGCCATCTCAACTCAAGTATCGACGTTTTCAGCTCCATTCGATCATTAAACACAATCACACACATAAGGATATGCATATACTAAGGATATGTAGTGTATGTAAATAGGGCCACCGTAGCAGCAATAAATGAGAAGAAATTAAAAACTCTATATATACTGTATTAACTAATTAAATGTGAACATAAATAAAGCAAGTGAAGAAATAGAACCATGAATGTGATCTATTTAATAATaatcttaaataaaattaaatttgcagAAGGCAAACCAGAGATATTGCGATCATTTCCTTTTGTTCAATTGAAATTATTAACCATGTAGTTGTAGAACATTATAATTTGTAGAATTCTCAGTATCATTTGCCGCATTTGTTTCCATATTGATTGGTTAACTATTTTGTTCACAGTGTTGCCAGGCTTTGTAAGATTGTACGATTCGCAACGCTTTCTGTGTGGTTTTTCTTGAGCTTCTTTTGTAAATCGGATATCTGATATTGTATTTTGAAGTAGTGAAACTATCTCCAGTTTTCGGAGTGTTTTTTGTTACGTTTTCCATGGATAAGTGTAAACTGTATAGGATACAAAGAAAGAAATGAATCTTAGATCTGTCCAGTGCTCCTCAAAGTATTTTGTAAACAATAATGAtaaaccaaaaacaaaaagaaagcGACAACAAAAATCGTGACAAGTATCAAGCCCGTAAGCAAGCGGATATgaatatgtatttatgcaaGGGCTATGCGAAAAGTTCTATTAATGAATGTAAAATAGATggatatatctatatatattgTAGAATTTTTACACATTCTATTAC is from Drosophila suzukii chromosome 3, CBGP_Dsuzu_IsoJpt1.0, whole genome shotgun sequence and encodes:
- the chrb gene encoding protein charybde; this encodes MKMEVLSVQNHIQGKFGVNKIKDWQAATAPLEEEEELTAGVNGSTAAGEGILDVDVVDGHPASVLHMRQHQALNTRPPATPPSAGGGGPLAGGGGGVAGGMTTPKQATSPVAAASFEVPVSGGSAAAYHHAYMTNVLASTAQQHYHHPLPASPLQSTAGARFGAADNLDDVSASAVRELSQQLQAQLRDAKRRHLSCTEVTLPNDLTQRIAAEIIRMSEREPCGERACTLFIEFESEPNNVRRIASFKVDPDTVSIFELYLTLRQDKSGWTSLLPQFIKNLTRSNTINISPDFTLTKNKLYSSE